The following are from one region of the Stanieria sp. NIES-3757 genome:
- a CDS encoding putative glycosyltransferase: MIIDIVLATYNGEKYIEEQIQSILRQSHTNWNLLIRDDLSQDKTLEIIKQYQVQYPEKIKIINSFRRLGTSQNFSKILASTTSDYVMFCDQDDVWLPNKIEITLNKIFTMEKKYGKNCPLLVHTDLKVIDQNLSLISNSFWHYQNLNPKQGNNLRRLLVQNVITGCTVMINKPLKNLILPIPSEAIMHDWWIALVASVFGKIDYIDIPTVLYRQHQSNDTGAKKWGFNYVFSKLIKINKIEEYFQKTTIQAQKFLEIYQQKLNTNSLDIINTYSYLKTFGFFKKRFLLIKKGYYQVGSLKNLGLFLIV, from the coding sequence ATGATAATTGATATTGTATTAGCAACTTACAATGGAGAAAAATATATTGAAGAGCAAATTCAATCTATTTTGAGACAAAGTCATACTAATTGGAATTTATTAATAAGAGATGATTTGTCTCAAGACAAAACTTTAGAAATTATTAAACAATATCAGGTTCAATATCCTGAAAAAATTAAAATAATTAATTCTTTTAGAAGATTGGGGACTAGTCAAAATTTTAGTAAAATTTTAGCAAGTACTACCTCTGATTATGTAATGTTTTGCGATCAAGATGATGTTTGGCTTCCAAATAAAATCGAAATTACTTTAAATAAAATATTTACAATGGAAAAAAAATATGGAAAAAATTGCCCATTATTAGTTCATACAGATTTAAAAGTAATAGATCAAAATTTAAGCTTAATTTCTAATTCTTTTTGGCACTATCAAAATCTCAATCCCAAACAAGGAAATAATCTTAGACGATTACTAGTACAAAATGTTATTACGGGCTGTACTGTGATGATTAACAAGCCTCTTAAAAATCTTATATTACCTATTCCTTCAGAAGCAATTATGCATGACTGGTGGATTGCATTAGTTGCAAGTGTCTTTGGAAAAATTGATTATATAGATATTCCTACTGTCTTGTATCGACAACATCAAAGTAATGATACAGGGGCAAAAAAATGGGGATTTAATTATGTTTTTTCTAAATTAATCAAAATCAATAAAATAGAAGAATATTTTCAAAAAACTACTATTCAAGCGCAAAAATTTCTGGAAATATATCAACAAAAACTTAATACAAATAGCTTGGATATTATTAATACTTATTCTTATTTAAAAACATTCGGTTTTTTTAAAAAACGCTTTTTATTAATTAAAAAAGGGTATTATCAAGTAGGAAGCTTAAAAAATTTAGGACTTTTTTTAATTGTTTAA
- a CDS encoding ABC transporter, ATP-binding protein — protein MTLLEVNNLRVAYPCQSQSETIWAVDDVSFTLNPGEKLGLVGESGCGKSTIGRAIMRLLPNGSSTEGTVNFKNKSVFDLNNRQLRQFRGEVVALIFQDPMTRLDPLMTIGDHCLETLKAHQPNLSNREAKQKAIEALDAVRIPANRWGQYPHEFSGGMRQRVAIALALLLNPKMIVADEPTTSLDVTVSAEILTELTRLCKERSMALLLISHDLAMIGEYCDRVAVMYNGKMVESGAVKSILYHPQHEYTKSLLEAALHLQAVDESVGAYRDKPFPEKQPILRVKDLKQHFTLESNFVRQLFSKEKNAIKAVDGVSFDLYPGETLGLVGESGCGKSTLSRTILQLIKPTSGSVEFMGEDLTKLSRAQMRQKRRQLQMIFQDPHACLNPLMTVGDSIADPLLIHKLANSAEAKQKVAMMLEKVGLTPVEQYYHRYPSELSGGQQQRVAIARALITNPQLVICDEPVSMLDATVQTQVLELMLALKAEFNLTYLFITHDLWVARFFCDRIAVMNGGQIVELDSKEKIFTSPKHPYTQKLLSAAPLLVS, from the coding sequence ATGACTCTACTGGAAGTTAACAATCTCAGAGTTGCTTATCCTTGCCAATCTCAATCCGAAACTATTTGGGCTGTTGATGATGTCTCCTTTACCCTTAATCCTGGGGAAAAATTGGGTTTAGTCGGAGAGTCGGGATGTGGTAAGTCTACCATTGGCAGGGCAATTATGCGGTTGTTACCTAATGGTAGTAGTACGGAAGGAACGGTAAATTTTAAGAATAAGTCTGTTTTTGACTTAAATAACCGTCAATTACGTCAATTTCGTGGTGAAGTAGTCGCTTTAATCTTTCAAGATCCGATGACAAGACTCGATCCTTTGATGACAATTGGCGATCATTGTTTGGAAACTTTAAAAGCCCATCAGCCGAATTTATCTAATCGCGAAGCTAAACAGAAAGCAATTGAAGCCTTAGATGCGGTGAGGATACCTGCTAACCGTTGGGGACAATATCCCCATGAATTTAGTGGTGGAATGCGTCAGAGAGTTGCGATCGCTCTTGCTTTACTTCTCAATCCTAAAATGATTGTTGCTGATGAACCTACTACTAGTCTTGATGTGACTGTTTCGGCAGAGATTTTAACAGAATTAACTCGTTTGTGTAAAGAAAGGTCAATGGCTTTATTATTAATTTCCCATGATTTGGCAATGATTGGGGAATATTGCGATCGCGTGGCGGTTATGTATAACGGTAAGATGGTGGAGTCTGGTGCAGTAAAATCGATTCTTTATCATCCCCAACACGAATATACCAAGTCTTTGCTAGAAGCAGCTTTGCACCTTCAAGCCGTCGATGAATCTGTAGGGGCTTATCGCGATAAGCCCTTCCCTGAGAAACAACCAATTCTACGGGTAAAAGATTTAAAACAGCATTTCACCCTAGAAAGTAATTTCGTTCGGCAATTATTCTCTAAAGAAAAAAATGCGATCAAAGCTGTAGATGGAGTTAGTTTCGATCTTTATCCAGGAGAAACTTTAGGGTTAGTAGGAGAATCTGGTTGTGGAAAAAGTACTCTTTCCCGCACTATTTTGCAGCTAATCAAACCCACTAGCGGATCGGTGGAATTTATGGGAGAAGATTTAACCAAACTATCACGGGCGCAAATGCGCCAAAAACGCCGTCAACTACAAATGATCTTCCAAGATCCTCACGCTTGTCTCAATCCTTTGATGACGGTAGGAGATAGTATTGCCGATCCTTTATTGATTCATAAACTAGCCAATTCTGCCGAAGCAAAGCAAAAAGTAGCAATGATGCTGGAAAAAGTCGGATTGACTCCAGTAGAACAGTATTATCATCGTTATCCATCCGAATTATCGGGAGGGCAACAACAACGAGTCGCGATCGCTCGTGCTTTGATTACCAATCCTCAGTTAGTTATTTGCGACGAACCCGTCAGTATGTTGGATGCGACAGTACAAACCCAAGTATTAGAATTGATGTTGGCATTAAAAGCAGAATTTAACCTTACTTACCTTTTTATCACTCACGATCTTTGGGTAGCCAGATTTTTCTGCGATCGCATTGCGGTAATGAATGGGGGTCAAATTGTCGAGTTAGATAGTAAGGAAAAGATTTTTACTTCTCCTAAGCATCCTTACACCCAAAAGTTGTTATCCGCAGCACCTTTACTAGTTTCTTAG
- a CDS encoding cobalamin (vitamin B12) biosynthesis CbiX protein, with protein sequence MVISNSLPKSLFNSLQLPPLPQAKPLLAIGHGTRNEQGRQTFLDFVETYQKLDTSRPVIPCFLELTEPNIQQGIETCIERGYSEITALPILLFAARHNKFDVTNELDRVRSLYPQLSFHYGRHFGITPKIIELWRDRLAALDEPQHNPRNISRADTVLLFVGRGSSDPDANGDVCKLARIIWEGSGYKTVETCFIGITHPRLEEGFRRAYLYQPKRVIVLPYFLFTGTLVEKIFNITAQQQEQYPEIDFTCLPEMGIASQLLQIVREREIEAQLGQVAMNCEMCKFRLAVPNGEYGHGHHHHHHGHHHHDHSDPYAKLEDYHQRIWNAP encoded by the coding sequence ATGGTTATTTCTAATTCATTGCCCAAATCACTTTTTAACTCACTGCAATTACCCCCTCTACCACAGGCAAAACCTTTACTGGCAATCGGTCATGGCACTAGAAATGAACAAGGAAGGCAAACTTTTCTCGACTTTGTTGAAACCTATCAAAAATTAGACACTTCTCGTCCAGTCATTCCCTGTTTTTTAGAATTAACCGAACCAAATATTCAACAAGGAATAGAAACTTGTATCGAACGAGGCTATAGCGAAATTACTGCTCTGCCTATTTTATTATTTGCTGCCAGACACAATAAATTTGATGTTACTAACGAATTAGATCGAGTGCGATCGCTTTACCCTCAGTTAAGCTTTCATTATGGTCGTCATTTTGGTATTACCCCAAAAATAATTGAACTGTGGCGCGATCGTTTAGCAGCCTTAGATGAACCACAACACAACCCTCGAAACATATCCCGTGCCGATACGGTACTGTTATTTGTCGGTCGAGGTTCAAGCGATCCTGATGCTAATGGAGATGTCTGCAAATTAGCTCGCATTATCTGGGAAGGCAGTGGTTACAAAACGGTAGAAACCTGTTTTATTGGGATTACTCATCCTCGTCTAGAAGAAGGTTTCCGTCGGGCTTATTTATATCAACCAAAACGGGTAATAGTTTTGCCCTATTTCTTATTTACAGGTACTTTAGTCGAAAAAATCTTTAATATTACTGCCCAACAGCAAGAACAATATCCTGAAATTGATTTTACTTGTTTGCCCGAAATGGGGATTGCTTCTCAACTATTACAAATAGTGAGAGAGCGAGAAATTGAAGCACAATTAGGTCAGGTTGCCATGAACTGTGAAATGTGCAAGTTTCGTCTTGCTGTTCCTAATGGAGAATATGGACACGGACATCATCACCATCATCACGGACACCATCATCACGACCATAGCGATCCCTACGCTAAGTTAGAAGATTATCACCAGCGCATCTGGAACGCACCCTAA
- a CDS encoding glycosyl transferase, group 2 family protein, producing MNTKHQDIILSICIPTYNRTVWFKRALKSILLNSYLNNQNLQIIISDDSCSDECRYITQKSLQNKNVSYQYIYNQPRLGMAANWNNAIQQASGKYILILHDDDFLFEDAINQIIKTIKKQEDNYSVLLFGVSVVNEQEHIIKKQIFNREFYLPPQLALKKLLSNSSFVRFPAIVIKHTAFKEIGYFNTVIGEVADLDMWIRLFSKFGVFCVPINTCAYTIHKGALTTNMFNERVIKQLLSLFSKVEKSKLLSAKIIERSKSDFFHQFILAGTYRSIKQKKFIEARRIMTLFRNDLKKEISFTLKWFWLFILFKIILFI from the coding sequence ATGAATACTAAACATCAAGATATAATTTTAAGTATTTGTATTCCTACTTATAATCGAACTGTTTGGTTTAAAAGAGCTTTGAAATCTATTCTTTTGAATAGCTATTTAAATAATCAAAATTTACAAATAATTATTTCTGATGACTCTTGTTCTGATGAATGCCGTTATATTACACAAAAGAGTTTACAGAATAAAAATGTAAGTTATCAGTATATATATAATCAACCAAGACTAGGAATGGCAGCTAATTGGAATAATGCTATTCAACAAGCATCAGGAAAATACATTTTAATTCTTCATGATGATGATTTTTTATTTGAAGATGCCATTAATCAAATTATTAAGACTATAAAAAAACAAGAAGATAATTATTCAGTTCTATTGTTTGGAGTTAGCGTAGTTAACGAACAAGAACACATCATAAAAAAACAAATATTTAATCGAGAATTTTATTTACCACCTCAGTTAGCTTTAAAAAAATTACTTTCCAACTCTTCTTTTGTTAGGTTTCCTGCAATTGTTATTAAGCATACAGCATTTAAAGAAATAGGATATTTTAATACTGTAATCGGTGAAGTTGCCGATCTAGATATGTGGATTAGATTATTTAGTAAATTTGGAGTTTTTTGTGTTCCTATTAATACGTGTGCGTATACAATTCATAAAGGTGCATTAACTACAAATATGTTTAATGAAAGAGTTATTAAACAATTACTATCTTTATTTTCTAAAGTTGAAAAATCCAAGCTATTATCCGCAAAAATAATTGAAAGAAGTAAATCAGATTTCTTTCACCAATTTATTTTAGCTGGTACTTATAGAAGCATTAAACAGAAAAAATTTATTGAAGCAAGGAGAATAATGACTTTATTTAGGAATGACTTAAAAAAAGAAATATCATTTACCTTAAAATGGTTTTGGTTATTTATATTATTTAAAATAATTTTGTTTATTTGA